A portion of the Celeribacter baekdonensis genome contains these proteins:
- a CDS encoding lysophospholipid acyltransferase family protein, with protein sequence MVRRGVPVIGLIAICMVLMLATRGVERLIKGKRRPWSSQFPRFVSRMALRLMGIALTVRGTPMRHHGAVVANHSTWLDIFVLNAVQRIFFVSKAEVAHWPGIGTMAKATGTVFINRDRAEAALQKQVFEERLHMGHKLLFFPEGTSSDSLRVLPFKPTLFAAFFTPELRDEVWIQPVTARYIAPEGQDVRFYGWWGDMEFGPSLVQVLKAAPQGRVEVIFHAPIAVKDVKDRKEMARMCEEAVRSALPPVPAAYLDV encoded by the coding sequence ATGGTGCGGCGCGGCGTGCCGGTGATTGGCCTGATTGCGATCTGCATGGTCCTGATGTTGGCCACACGCGGCGTCGAGCGCCTGATCAAGGGCAAACGCCGCCCGTGGTCGTCGCAATTCCCCCGGTTCGTGTCACGCATGGCGCTGCGCCTGATGGGCATCGCATTGACAGTGCGCGGCACACCGATGCGCCACCACGGCGCTGTGGTGGCCAATCATTCGACATGGCTTGATATTTTTGTGCTCAACGCGGTGCAGCGGATTTTCTTTGTCTCAAAAGCCGAGGTCGCCCATTGGCCCGGCATCGGCACGATGGCCAAGGCCACAGGGACGGTGTTTATCAACCGCGACCGCGCAGAGGCGGCACTGCAAAAACAGGTTTTCGAAGAGCGGCTGCATATGGGGCATAAGCTGTTGTTTTTCCCCGAAGGCACATCGAGCGACAGCCTACGGGTCCTGCCATTCAAACCGACGTTGTTTGCGGCGTTTTTTACGCCCGAACTGCGTGATGAGGTTTGGATTCAGCCCGTCACCGCGCGCTATATTGCGCCCGAGGGCCAGGATGTGCGGTTTTATGGCTGGTGGGGCGATATGGAATTTGGCCCCTCGCTGGTGCAGGTGCTCAAAGCCGCGCCGCAGGGGCGGGTCGAGGTCATTTTCCACGCGCCGATTGCGGTCAAAGACGTGAAAGACCGCAAAGAGATGGCGCGTATGTGTGAAGAGGCGGTGCGTTCGGCGCTCCCGCCTGTTCCTGCGGCCTATTTGGACGTTTAG
- a CDS encoding GNAT family N-acetyltransferase produces MSAQEPRFKLRFAQDEADLRAAQRLRYRVFVEELGSNGPMVDHVAMLEADRFDPDYDHLMLIDVTRSDDPLEQCVAVYRLLSGEKAALLGRFYSEDEYDLTPLKATGKRLLELGRSCVAKEYRGGTALFHMWAGLAKYVIEEGFDVLFGTASFFDADVARHAESLSLLHHRHLAPPELRARTVDAHFQTMDLVPEDQIDRKRAMLAIPPLIKAYLRMGGKVGEGAYVDQAFDTVDVLLILDVAEISPRQREMYTKGLNG; encoded by the coding sequence ATGAGCGCCCAAGAGCCGCGATTTAAATTGAGATTTGCCCAAGATGAGGCGGATCTACGCGCGGCGCAACGCCTGCGCTATCGGGTATTTGTTGAGGAACTTGGCTCAAACGGGCCGATGGTGGACCATGTGGCCATGCTTGAGGCCGACCGGTTTGATCCTGATTATGACCACTTGATGTTGATCGACGTGACCCGCTCTGACGACCCGTTGGAGCAATGTGTGGCGGTGTACCGACTGTTATCCGGGGAAAAGGCGGCGCTTTTGGGCCGGTTTTACTCCGAAGATGAATATGATCTGACACCATTGAAAGCCACGGGAAAGCGACTTTTGGAGCTGGGGCGCTCTTGTGTGGCCAAGGAATATCGTGGCGGCACGGCTTTGTTCCACATGTGGGCTGGTTTGGCGAAATATGTGATCGAAGAAGGGTTTGATGTGTTGTTTGGCACCGCCTCTTTCTTTGATGCGGATGTCGCGCGCCATGCCGAATCTCTGTCACTTTTGCACCATCGACATCTGGCTCCGCCTGAGTTGCGCGCGCGCACGGTGGATGCCCATTTCCAGACGATGGATTTGGTGCCCGAAGATCAAATCGACCGCAAACGCGCCATGTTGGCGATCCCGCCGCTGATCAAAGCCTATCTGCGCATGGGCGGCAAAGTTGGCGAAGGGGCCTATGTCGATCAGGCCTTTGACACGGTGGATGTGTTGTTGATCCTGGATGTTGCCGAAATTTCTCCGCGCCAACGCGAGATGTACACCAAGGGTCTCAACGGGTGA
- a CDS encoding DUF3553 domain-containing protein, protein MEDLNAMLEPGQMVRHPSQEDWGIGQVQSNIGGKVTVMFQHAGKIVIDSRHVVLSPVYG, encoded by the coding sequence ATGGAAGATCTCAATGCGATGTTGGAACCGGGTCAAATGGTGCGACATCCGTCGCAAGAGGATTGGGGCATCGGTCAAGTCCAATCGAACATCGGTGGCAAGGTGACCGTGATGTTTCAACATGCAGGTAAGATTGTGATCGACAGCCGACATGTGGTGCTTTCCCCTGTGTATGGGTGA
- a CDS encoding histidine phosphotransferase family protein, which produces MTQDLARDIAAMIGSRICHDMISPVGAISNGVELLNMSGVSAGPELSLISESVENANARVKFFRVAFGMASPGQMSSRAEMVTILKGISTARLTYHWDATEDMPREEVKLACLMMMCLETALPRGGEIRLSCSGGQWSVRARADRLEPSPDLWARLGALSKAEGLKPSDVQFLLAPMQAAALGRRITHSSGDGVITLNA; this is translated from the coding sequence ATGACCCAAGACCTCGCCCGCGACATTGCCGCCATGATCGGTTCCCGCATTTGTCACGATATGATCAGCCCGGTGGGCGCGATCTCAAATGGGGTGGAACTTTTGAACATGTCGGGCGTCAGCGCAGGGCCTGAACTCAGCCTTATCTCCGAAAGCGTGGAAAATGCAAATGCTCGGGTGAAATTCTTTCGCGTGGCCTTTGGCATGGCCTCTCCCGGTCAAATGTCTTCGCGCGCCGAAATGGTCACCATCCTCAAAGGCATTTCCACCGCCCGCCTCACCTATCATTGGGACGCCACAGAGGACATGCCGCGCGAGGAGGTCAAACTCGCCTGCTTGATGATGATGTGTCTGGAAACCGCCCTGCCCCGTGGCGGCGAAATCCGCCTGTCCTGTTCCGGCGGGCAATGGAGCGTGCGGGCGCGTGCCGATCGTCTTGAGCCCTCGCCCGACCTGTGGGCCCGCCTTGGCGCGCTGTCCAAAGCCGAGGGGCTCAAACCCTCCGATGTTCAATTCCTTTTGGCACCGATGCAGGCCGCCGCTCTTGGACGCCGCATCACCCATTCTTCCGGCGACGGGGTGATCACCCTGAACGCCTAA
- a CDS encoding glutamate-5-semialdehyde dehydrogenase, translated as MTELDVKTMMQDLGARAKAASAKLAVATSAQKQAALNAAADAIWARRAEIIAANVQDMAFGRDKGLTDAMMDRLMLDEARIQGMVDGLRAVAGQKDPVGDVMAEWDQPTGLHIKRVRTPLGVIGVIYESRPNVTADAGALCLKAGNAVILRGGSESFHSSGAIHACLVDGLKAAGLPEDAIQRVPTRDRAAVSEMLTMTDYIDVIVPRGGKGLVGLVQREARVPVFAHLEGIVHIFIDASADPVKAMNVVINAKTRRTGICGSVECLLIDRQVADSLGADVIAALIGKGVEVRGDAAVQAMNSAVIPAAEDDWGHEYLDSIVAAKVVDGIDGAIDHIHQYSSNHTDCILSETPEHVARFFAEIDSAILMHNSSTQFADGGEFGMGAEIGIATGKMHARGPVGAEQLTSFKYLVSSEGSVRA; from the coding sequence ATGACAGAGTTAGACGTAAAAACGATGATGCAGGATTTGGGCGCCCGCGCGAAAGCCGCGAGTGCCAAGCTGGCCGTGGCCACATCCGCGCAAAAGCAGGCCGCATTGAACGCCGCCGCCGATGCCATTTGGGCCCGGCGCGCGGAGATCATTGCGGCAAACGTGCAAGACATGGCTTTTGGCCGTGATAAGGGCCTCACGGATGCGATGATGGACCGGCTGATGTTGGATGAGGCGCGCATTCAGGGCATGGTTGACGGCTTGCGCGCGGTCGCTGGGCAAAAAGACCCGGTTGGCGATGTGATGGCCGAATGGGACCAGCCCACCGGCCTGCATATCAAACGGGTGCGCACGCCTTTGGGCGTCATTGGCGTGATCTATGAAAGCCGCCCGAATGTAACTGCGGATGCCGGTGCGTTGTGCCTTAAGGCGGGCAATGCGGTGATCCTGCGCGGTGGCTCGGAGAGTTTTCACAGCTCCGGCGCGATCCACGCCTGTTTGGTCGATGGGCTCAAGGCCGCTGGCTTGCCCGAAGATGCGATCCAGCGTGTGCCGACGCGGGACCGGGCGGCGGTCTCTGAGATGTTGACCATGACCGATTACATCGACGTAATCGTGCCGCGTGGTGGCAAGGGCTTGGTTGGGCTGGTGCAACGCGAAGCGCGGGTGCCGGTCTTTGCCCATCTCGAAGGCATCGTGCATATCTTCATCGACGCCTCTGCCGATCCGGTCAAAGCGATGAATGTGGTGATCAACGCCAAAACCCGGCGCACCGGGATTTGTGGTTCGGTGGAATGCCTGTTGATTGACCGTCAGGTGGCCGACAGCTTGGGCGCAGATGTGATTGCGGCACTGATCGGCAAAGGCGTTGAAGTGCGTGGAGATGCGGCCGTTCAGGCGATGAACAGCGCGGTGATCCCGGCCGCCGAAGACGATTGGGGCCACGAATACCTCGATAGCATCGTCGCCGCCAAAGTGGTGGACGGGATCGACGGCGCGATTGATCACATTCATCAGTATTCGTCGAACCACACCGATTGCATCCTGTCCGAGACACCCGAACATGTGGCGCGGTTCTTTGCCGAGATTGACAGCGCGATCTTGATGCACAACAGCTCGACCCAATTTGCCGATGGCGGTGAATTTGGCATGGGTGCCGAGATTGGCATCGCCACGGGCAAAATGCACGCGCGTGGGCCCGTGGGGGCAGAGCAATTGACCTCGTTCAAATATCTGGTGAGCTCTGAGGGGTCAGTGCGGGCGTAA
- the proB gene encoding glutamate 5-kinase, producing MATLSGAKRVVIKIGSALLVERGDLRAAWLKGLAEDVAMLKARGAAVILVSSGSIALGRGILHLPSGELPLEHSQAAASVGQIRLARAYQEVLEPLGITTSQILLTLEDSADRRRYLNSRATLDALLSLGAVPIVNENDTVATDEIRYGDNDRLAAQIAVTVGADRLVLLSDIDGLYTANPNIDASARHIATVEHITPEIEAMAGDPVSGLSKGGMKTKIMAAKTAIAGGCTMAITEGFKDRPIQALEEGARATWFIAHEDPERARKRWIGAMKPKGEIIIDAGAARALAHGNSLLPVGVSEVVGHFGRGEPVVVLGPNGARIGLGLTRYTSQESEAIKGAHSEDIQAILGYSGRAALIHRDDLVL from the coding sequence TTGGCAACCCTAAGCGGCGCAAAACGTGTTGTGATCAAAATCGGCTCGGCGCTTTTGGTCGAGCGCGGGGACTTGCGCGCGGCTTGGCTCAAGGGCCTGGCCGAAGATGTCGCGATGCTCAAAGCGCGTGGTGCGGCGGTGATTTTGGTCTCGTCGGGCTCTATCGCACTGGGGCGGGGAATTTTGCACCTGCCCTCAGGCGAACTGCCACTTGAGCATTCGCAAGCGGCGGCCTCGGTCGGGCAAATCCGTTTGGCGCGGGCCTATCAAGAGGTGTTGGAGCCACTTGGCATCACCACATCGCAAATCTTATTGACGCTGGAAGACAGCGCCGATCGCCGCCGGTATCTCAATTCGCGCGCCACATTGGATGCGCTGTTGAGCCTTGGCGCGGTGCCCATCGTCAATGAAAACGACACGGTGGCCACCGATGAAATCCGCTATGGCGACAACGACCGTCTGGCGGCGCAAATCGCGGTCACCGTCGGCGCGGATCGGTTGGTGTTGCTCTCCGATATTGACGGGCTTTACACCGCAAACCCCAATATTGACGCCTCCGCCCGCCATATCGCCACGGTCGAACATATCACACCGGAGATCGAAGCCATGGCTGGTGATCCGGTGTCGGGCCTGTCCAAGGGCGGGATGAAAACCAAAATCATGGCGGCCAAAACCGCCATTGCGGGCGGCTGCACCATGGCCATCACCGAAGGCTTTAAAGACCGGCCGATTCAGGCGTTGGAAGAGGGCGCACGCGCCACATGGTTCATCGCCCACGAAGACCCGGAACGCGCCCGCAAACGCTGGATCGGCGCGATGAAGCCGAAAGGCGAGATTATCATTGATGCGGGCGCTGCGCGTGCGCTCGCGCATGGAAATTCCCTGTTGCCCGTCGGCGTCTCGGAGGTTGTTGGCCATTTTGGCCGCGGCGAACCAGTGGTGGTCCTTGGACCCAATGGCGCGCGCATTGGGTTGGGCCTGACCCGCTATACCTCGCAAGAATCCGAGGCAATCAAAGGCGCGCATTCCGAAGATATACAGGCGATCCTCGGCTATTCCGGTCGGGCCGCTTTGATCCACAGAGATGATTTGGTGCTATGA
- the obgE gene encoding GTPase ObgE, giving the protein MKFLDLTKVYIRSGSGGNGCVSFRREKFIEYGGPNGGDGGRGGSVIIETVDGLNTLIDFRYQQHFFAQNGQGGMGNNRTGKDGEDIVLRVPAGTEILDEDEETVIADLTEVGQRFVLAKGGNGGWGNLRFKSSTNQAPRSANPGQPGIDRTIWLRLKLIADAGLLGLPNAGKSTFLSVTSNARPKIADYPFTTLHPNLGVVGIDGAEFVVADIPGLIEGASEGRGLGDLFLGHVERCAVLLHLVDGTAEDVVTDYQTIITEIENYSDVLGDKPRITVLNKVDSLMDEEIDEKLAALQEASGGRVYTMSGATKAGVETVLRALKAEISMDRLRTKQAEASDEEEDQNWQP; this is encoded by the coding sequence ATGAAATTTCTCGATCTGACCAAAGTTTACATTCGATCGGGCTCCGGCGGGAACGGCTGTGTGTCGTTTCGGCGCGAAAAGTTTATCGAATACGGCGGCCCCAACGGCGGCGACGGTGGGCGCGGCGGCTCTGTGATCATCGAGACGGTGGATGGGCTCAACACGCTGATTGATTTTCGCTATCAACAGCACTTTTTCGCCCAAAACGGCCAAGGCGGCATGGGCAACAATCGCACCGGCAAGGATGGCGAGGATATTGTGCTGCGCGTGCCTGCGGGCACTGAAATTCTGGACGAAGACGAAGAAACGGTGATCGCCGATCTGACCGAGGTCGGACAGCGGTTTGTGTTGGCCAAGGGCGGCAATGGCGGCTGGGGCAACCTGCGGTTTAAAAGTTCGACCAACCAAGCACCGCGGTCGGCCAATCCGGGTCAGCCGGGGATTGATCGCACGATTTGGCTGCGGTTGAAATTGATCGCCGATGCCGGGCTTTTGGGCCTGCCCAATGCCGGGAAATCAACGTTTTTGAGCGTGACCTCGAATGCGCGGCCTAAAATCGCGGACTATCCGTTTACCACGTTGCACCCGAACCTTGGGGTGGTGGGCATTGATGGTGCCGAATTTGTTGTCGCCGATATTCCGGGCCTGATCGAAGGCGCGTCTGAGGGCCGGGGCTTGGGCGATTTGTTCTTGGGGCACGTCGAACGCTGTGCGGTGTTGTTGCATCTGGTCGATGGCACTGCCGAGGATGTGGTGACGGATTATCAGACCATCATCACCGAGATCGAAAACTATTCCGATGTATTGGGCGATAAGCCCCGGATCACGGTCCTCAACAAGGTCGACAGCCTGATGGACGAGGAGATTGATGAGAAACTGGCGGCGCTGCAGGAGGCCTCCGGCGGACGGGTGTACACCATGTCTGGCGCGACCAAAGCCGGGGTTGAGACCGTGCTGCGCGCGCTCAAGGCCGAGATTTCGATGGACCGTTTGCGGACCAAACAGGCCGAAGCGTCGGACGAAGAGGAAGACCAGAATTGGCAACCCTAA
- a CDS encoding GNAT family N-acetyltransferase yields the protein MTPDPHSFSLETDRLILRPLTQTDAAPLTRLLNDFEVSKWLSRIPYPYGVIEMQWFIARLNSPYRFGIVHKGTGRIMGVIGIAEHLGYWLGQPHWRHGYMLEAAQAVVDHWFAHDGLSLASYHFVENAKSRAILKRLGFEDTQRMRQNCVARGEPREAQCMILTRETWSSRQSPDTVPHNTAYDNAH from the coding sequence ATGACCCCAGACCCCCACAGCTTCTCCCTTGAAACAGACCGTTTGATCCTGCGCCCGCTGACCCAAACGGACGCGGCCCCTTTGACGCGGTTGTTGAATGATTTTGAGGTGTCGAAATGGCTCAGCCGGATTCCATACCCCTATGGCGTCATCGAGATGCAATGGTTCATTGCCCGGCTCAACAGCCCCTATCGCTTTGGGATTGTTCATAAAGGCACGGGCCGCATCATGGGGGTGATCGGCATTGCCGAACATCTTGGCTATTGGCTTGGCCAACCCCATTGGCGGCATGGCTATATGTTGGAGGCGGCGCAGGCGGTGGTCGATCATTGGTTCGCCCATGATGGCCTGAGCCTTGCCTCCTACCACTTTGTTGAGAATGCCAAATCTCGGGCCATTCTCAAAAGGCTGGGGTTTGAGGACACGCAGAGAATGCGACAGAACTGTGTGGCGCGCGGTGAACCGCGTGAGGCACAATGCATGATCTTGACGCGTGAGACGTGGTCTTCGCGCCAATCCCCTGACACGGTGCCTCACAACACTGCATATGACAACGCACATTGA
- a CDS encoding GNAT family N-acetyltransferase, with protein MNMEIVKNAVEADTQAVIETERFVLRPPRRSDAGLLSMYAGDVRVARNSRSLPHPLPPGATEAFVARALKPGTEEKVWVLDGSDHELSEVLGVISLKPLGRDQSEVAFWVAPSFWGTGLARMALGALVAANPLGSKTMFAEIFQDNPASARVVTAAGFAYIGDAETFSVARNTLVPTWTYLRKLD; from the coding sequence ATGAATATGGAGATCGTGAAAAACGCGGTTGAGGCTGATACACAGGCAGTGATTGAAACGGAGCGGTTTGTCTTGCGCCCGCCGCGCCGCTCGGATGCGGGGCTTTTGTCGATGTATGCAGGGGACGTGCGCGTGGCGCGCAATTCCCGCTCGTTGCCACATCCTTTGCCGCCCGGCGCCACAGAGGCCTTCGTGGCCCGTGCGCTCAAACCGGGCACTGAGGAAAAAGTGTGGGTGCTTGATGGCTCCGACCATGAGTTGTCCGAAGTTTTGGGGGTGATTTCCCTCAAGCCGCTCGGACGCGATCAATCCGAAGTGGCCTTTTGGGTCGCACCGTCCTTTTGGGGCACTGGATTGGCGCGCATGGCCTTGGGCGCACTGGTGGCGGCCAACCCGCTCGGCTCCAAAACCATGTTTGCCGAGATTTTTCAGGACAACCCAGCCTCGGCTCGGGTCGTGACCGCCGCTGGCTTTGCATATATCGGCGATGCGGAAACCTTTTCTGTCGCGCGCAACACCTTGGTCCCAACCTGGACCTATCTGCGCAAACTCGACTGA
- the rpmA gene encoding 50S ribosomal protein L27, giving the protein MAHKKAGGSSRNGRDSAGRRLGVKLYGGQEAISGNIIVRQRGTKFWPGEGVGLGKDHTIFATTDGKVTFHKGLKKRTFVSVLPVAEAAE; this is encoded by the coding sequence ATGGCACATAAAAAAGCAGGCGGTTCGTCCCGTAACGGTCGCGACTCAGCTGGCCGCCGTCTCGGCGTCAAACTTTACGGTGGCCAAGAGGCCATTTCGGGCAACATCATCGTGCGTCAGCGCGGCACCAAATTTTGGCCGGGCGAAGGCGTGGGTCTTGGCAAAGATCACACCATCTTTGCGACGACTGATGGCAAAGTGACCTTTCACAAAGGCCTGAAAAAACGCACTTTTGTATCGGTTCTTCCAGTGGCGGAGGCCGCTGAATAA
- a CDS encoding 50S ribosomal protein L21 yields MFAVLKTGGKQYKVQSGDVLRVEKLAAAAGEKIQFNEILMVGSTIGAPLVAGAGVQAEVIDQIKGEKLIHYVKRRRKHSSQRKKGHRQQLTLLRITDILEAGADATGVKAAIGAGSAPKTAVEAAAPKKAAKAAAPAAGADDLTTITGVGPAAAKKLVEAGITTFAQLASVDVETFDAVKVKPEWVEQAKELAK; encoded by the coding sequence ATGTTTGCGGTTCTGAAGACTGGTGGCAAGCAATACAAAGTGCAAAGCGGTGACGTTTTGCGCGTTGAGAAACTTGCGGCCGCAGCTGGTGAAAAAATCCAGTTCAACGAGATTTTGATGGTTGGCTCCACCATCGGCGCGCCCCTCGTGGCAGGCGCCGGCGTGCAAGCCGAAGTCATCGACCAAATCAAGGGTGAGAAACTCATCCACTACGTCAAGCGTCGTCGTAAGCACTCGTCGCAGCGTAAAAAAGGCCACCGTCAGCAACTGACCCTGCTGCGCATCACCGACATTTTGGAAGCTGGTGCGGATGCAACGGGCGTCAAAGCGGCGATCGGCGCAGGTTCTGCTCCGAAAACCGCTGTCGAAGCGGCTGCTCCGAAGAAAGCCGCGAAAGCTGCTGCTCCCGCTGCAGGCGCTGACGATCTGACCACCATCACCGGTGTCGGCCCCGCTGCAGCCAAGAAATTGGTCGAAGCAGGCATCACCACTTTCGCTCAGTTGGCTTCTGTAGACGTCGAAACCTTCGACGCCGTCAAAGTCAAACCCGAGTGGGTTGAACAAGCCAAAGAACTGGCGAAGTAA